The sequence below is a genomic window from Pangasianodon hypophthalmus isolate fPanHyp1 chromosome 27, fPanHyp1.pri, whole genome shotgun sequence.
AGTCCCACTGCATTTTCATAAACAGTGATTGTGATACAAATAGTGTGCTTAATAACACCCAGTACACACAGTACAATTAAAAGCAGTGATACAACATTACAGCACTTCCGTTTCAGCACTCCATTAGAGCAGCACAAAGACACTACAGAGGCTTTACAGAATGGAGTGGATGTGATGTTTATGGAGTGGAATAGGCGGGAACTGTCGTCTGATTGGATATAGTTAGAGACAGGAGCACTGTCATAAAGAAACCCTGAAAATTGTGCAAAAGGACAGAGCAGCACAAAGCAGTCACAAAACTCTACTGATAAGGCTGTAACGTAATAACAGTATCCACTCTCTGCATATGTTTAGTGCCCCAAATATCCATGTAAGTATTCAAATTTAAACGCAAAGTGGGTGTGACCCAagcctgaatttttttttttttttttacattattaaatacgaaaacactgaaaaacccCCAGAGGTAGAAAGGCCAGCAGTGTCAGCACTGCATGTGAATTCTGGCTccgacagttcctcaacctcagctacatcactccagttcataattagTCTCGACTAGAGATGTGCgcaagacagtttttttttttaatgtctttttatttttatttatttatttatttatttattttttataaatcctgctctcagttatttttgtttgtacctgcctgtgatattttctaacaaatctaGTTGGTTATattttccaaaacaaacaaaacagtagCCTTAATCAAACCACCGCAACTCTGACCAGGCAGCTACTAAGGATGCTCTAAATGTATGTTAATAAGCAGGgtttttgcctcttttttttttgttgatgctCTGTgaaccttaaaaaaaagaacaaatagtGCACCTtctgttcatatatatattttttaatcccttcatatactttttatgtatattcaattcaattcaattcatttttatttgtatagcgcttttttacaaaggtcattgtctcaaagcagctttacacaaacaaaaatatatttttctttatatataatatttttctttatattaaatatttttctatattttcttattttatgtcggaacagttgtataaagcatttcactgcaagtcgtactgtatatggttatgcatgtgacaaataaaattttaatcttAATTTGAATATATGTATCagtttatctgttcattccatgTAATATATTCACAGtacaacatttaaacacatgttGAGTGAAAACAAAGATACTAACCGAACTCGAAAATCTGCTGTAAAGTTTTGTTGAGAGTGCAAACATACTCAAATGCATACACATCTCTAATCTGTACCCATGTGGATATCACACAAGTAGTTATTGATATATTCTTGACAGATTTCATACCATAAACAATGGCCAACCTATGAGCCATTTGCTGAACATAAACAATGTAGAGAGAATAAGGAAATACTATAAAGTTACTTGGTACATCATAATCGTAATCCTCCAATTAATATTACAATTACTGGTCAAGAAGACGCATATAATGGCAGATAAACCCTAGAGGTTATTTATATAGCAAGTAATAATTATCATTActattttatactatattattataataatcatcCTGCATTCTAAAATACATGTGAATGACTTAATGTTTTGTATGTGAATGTAACACTCACCACATGTGTCCACTGGGGGCCTGTAGTGAGACGTGACTGCTGTACTGGAACGCTGGCTGCTCTTTAGACAATACAGGCtcctatctcacacacacagacaaacacacacacacagattaccTTATGACCTTGATTTATGTATTCTTTGCAGCAGAACAAAACATGCATATCAGTTTCTAACAATGTACTGTTTAATCAAGAAAGAAAGTAATACAAACATAATACCAACaggtcatttttgtttttgaataataaaacacaccTGTAATGGCAGGTCTGTATGTTATCAACAAAAAGGACGTTAAAGCAGCGTACACTGAGTGTACAGTTCTCTGAGTGCATGTTATTTAATAGCGTGGCAGCTCGCTGAGGCAGCTCACAGAGTGTAGCTGTGTTTTTCCCGAGTGATCCAGCTAGGGAAAAAGTTACTGGGTAAAAGGTGAAGAAACAATATGATCTGCCAGGACTTCTGCAAGAGCAAAATCACTGCAaagaattttttctttttttaattattaaactcTGAGCTTTGCTTAGCGACAGGCCTTACACCTCACAGGTTATTATTAATCCCAAATAATACAATTACTAATTTTCTGATTAGCCAATATTTGTAATGCAACATTAAGACATTTTATGTCAATTAGAGATAGTTGGTGGTTTCCATACAAACATGTGACTCAATGAACTTTCTGAAGCATTTTTGTACATGGCAGATGACATcagtgtgatggactggtgttaCCATGAAGTTACACTCTCTCTTCTCACCTCTCTTTGTTAAATTGGTTGAACCAGTCATCTCTTCCTGTGCCACATAATATGTCAATTTCAAATCCTCAAGCAACAGATCAGCACAAGATGCCACCGTTTTAAAATAACCTGCAACTTTGACCCTGCAGAGTGTTGTGatgataaaatgattttttttattgcagagaTTGCACATACCTTTCTACATCATTTGTCTGCCACATGATACCTGAAGCAACATATTACTACTTCTTCGGACTTTGCTTCTTCTCTATCAAATAGTGCTACATTGTCCCCTGTATGTAGTTATACATTTCagtagttcttttttttttttaaactccttttcctccctaatTTGGCCTtagccaattcccacccatcattCATCTCagatcatacgacagctaccaactgaaGAAAGTGAAGGCTAATGTGTTTCCTTCCAGACATCTTTTTTCTGCCCTCTTCTGTATACAAAGCTCACAGATGCcgatgattggctagtgtcgctgtgattgacagcggAGAGAAAGTatgtgctctctgggtgagagGGATGTCAACCAATTTTGCTCCTTTGGCTTCCAGACACAGATGGCTGTGACATCCTCGGGATTCGAACTCGTGAACTTCCgttaatgttttcttaaattggtaaaaaaaaaaaaaaaaaaaaaaaaaaagttcttctgTCTTTTATCTCGGATACTCACCCGGCCCACCACTCCCCGGCCTCTGACCGTCTCCAGTGTTCCTGACAGGCTGAAGATCCTCCAGTGTCGTTCTCTCAGCTGCACCACCTCGTTGCCCATGTTCTCCAGACGGATGCAGTAGCGCCACTGGTTCGCAGAACACacatatgcattaaaaaaagccaAACACATAAGGACTGAGTTCTTAATAGGTTGGTGAATTTGGTGTTGAATTGCTTTAGATAATATCAGCTTTTGACTTACCCAGTAAACATGTGAACTCTGTGCTTCCTGTCAGATTCCAAAAAAAGAGAATCAGCAATAGCAAGAAATAAGAAACATTAATTTTTACTCATAAGCATCACCTAATCTCGCTAAAGAGATACAGTAAAACAAAGCATTTAGAAAAAGCACAAAGCATTTAGCACCACATAGTGCTGATGAAATTGCTGTGGCCAATTGTCTTACAATTCACAGCATCACGTCAGTCCTTGCCTTCTACACAGTCTAGTGTTCTCACTGCTTTAACACTTTAACCAACGAGCCAAATCATTTATGACAGCTGAACTGTACACTtttcatatacatttataaaatatatttgaagtGTACATAGTCTTACCCTCATGCCCATGTAGAAAGGGATGACGGTCACTCGGATATTCTCTGTAGTCTCTCTGTGGACATCGGACAACTCCAGCCATGGATGGTTCTTCTCCTGCCACGCACGCAGTGTGTCTCTCGCTACAAATGGAGGCACtgacagaacaaacacaaaaacacagagggTGTTTGGTTGATTATGACACATTTAGACAAACACTAGTGATGATATATCAACAATATAATAGATTATAATAGAATATATTAGAACAGATCTGGGTGTAGTCATAGCAGTAGTCCTCACTAGACATTACAATGACTTACTGTAAGGATATGGCAAATTtagcaaacatttaaaatgacttgTAAACTGACTCTTAAGAAATCCCTTGCTTAAATACCTTTAGATGGGTTGAACATGAGGAACCTCTCAAACAGCTCGTGTTGAATGGGCACCTGATCTGTAGAATTATATGGCAGAATATCCTCATGGCTCACATAGTCTAGACCTAAAAACATAGAATACAACACAACAGCTTGAGATTAGACAAAGGGATACATCACAGGTTAATCACAAAGACATGGAGCTCACAGAAACAGGTTTACACAACACTGTATGCCCTACACACTGTTTACTGTTGACTGTCCACtgttgatcagaaggtgttgaatcattttttttaataacagcagctctgacaatagtgccggctgtaattcaaatgttagtgcgctcattctaatatattaatgtttctgtagtaacaagtCATTCACAGGGTCTGgtatggcggacgctccacaagatctaagcctaataataaatagattagaAGAGAaacgtgtaatcattgatatggtgaatcgttctgtaaggagacatttatttaacatttatggaaggagtctccagtgtcggtgctttgtaGCAGTTTTCTGACATAGGAAAGTTTTAAGGACATAAGAATTTGAGCTTTctgatttcttggtaacatgacaagctgtcttactgagggaacgactgtttatagctgctgtgacTTAAGTGATAAGAGCAACTGTTGCTGCGGATGTTGCACAacgttaaatataactataacgCTGTATAATGCTGgaatgctgttattggaaaacaaatggaaaataaactttagggtggtaaccgTAACTTCgcttctgttttattccttatataatacacattttaaccAAGGGCCAGTTGTTAACAAGAACAACCACTGCTTTATTAGGCTGCACAAGGAATGCTGACATGCTCACCTGGAATAGCATACAGAGCCCTGCTGTCGTCATGATTGGCTAGAAATGTGACGGCTTCTgtctgtgatctctgtgactgtcaacagaaatgcatttaattaaaaatcaccACTGGCATAACTGACCTACAGAGTATTCATGTAGAAGTCCTCAGAACATGGCTGAAAGTGTATGCCTGAAACCCTACATGCTCGATTGCAATATAATGGCCTAGTGTATATGATGCGTGTACTTACTATGTGTGGACAGTCTCTGGTGTCAATGAGGACTtgatagtatgtgtgtgtttttcccttCACCTCCTTTGACCCATGTGCTCCTGGAGTCTCTGGCTTACTGTAGTAAAACAACACAATCTCTTAGTGGTAATATTGGGTACACACAGTACAACAGTGAAAATGACCATTTATTCTCAAACCACAGCTGATTCGGTTTACAATTTGAGCAAATGTACATGTCAGATTAGACATTCATATTTGTAGGGAACGTACACGATGTTCCTTTTGCCATGCTGCTGGTTTTAGACCTCGACAGAgacaaaaatagaaacaaacacGACAAGCTACTAATTCATTTGTCACTTCATTTTAGCTTTAGTGATGGTTCCGAAGCACTTTGCTATGTGAGATTAAAGGATGATTTATACTTGCTGTTCACTATCTATACGTGTAAACAAGATGGCTGCTGCTCGTATCCTGTGGTCATCTGGCACGTCACTTGTCCTCAGAAATTAGAATAGTGGAGGCACTATAGCACCaaagcattaacattaacagtttccctattacagttagtgtttgaactttaaaaacctcttaaacCTACTGAAAGATCTGTTTTGAGTAACAGTGTTCCGGactttctagattagtaaatatttttgaatatacGATGAGGGGTTTTGATTTGAAACACAGATCATAATCACACTGACAGCAggaagttttaaagagaaacagagctcgtCAGTCTGTTTAACGTTACTAtgcatgaaatcgctaaacGGTACAGTTCGACTTGGATAGCAGACGGACAGAGATGTGTTGGCTCAGATGTGCCATCGAGTGGACGctgcttttaatcctccagattcACATAAAGTATGCAAGCATGCATATGAACAATGCTGCTCTTGTAGAAGCTGTGTGCACACATGAATGCAGGgtatagtgaagtgaagtaCATCTGCACCCTTACATATTTTCCTGCATTATTAAATGTcacaaaaacagtcaaaaagtCTATGTTAAGAAAgtaaaagtgggaaaaaaaaaccaattaaTCAGCTTTAAAGTTTGCATTTGACCTGCTAATtgtaatataaacctatgaatTTGAATGTGACGTTTAAGCCATACTCAGGAAACATTTTCCACAAAgaacaaatacaacaaatacaGGAAGTATGTGGGATATTTTGCTCAAACCCGATTAGGAATGGTGTTCACCTGTCAGATGCTGGAGGGGTGACGTCACGGTCGTAAAGTCGAGCATGCCAGGGGAACAAGACAATGCCTCTGTAGCCAAACACGCTGTGCAGGAACAActggaaca
It includes:
- the poldip2 gene encoding polymerase delta-interacting protein 2 isoform X3 yields the protein MAACVLRSWGILSTVNKFSKKHTLRVLGVELNSRHEVNRRRLQCSTCGILNVQQKRFMSSRNRAEGKVLETVGVFEAPKQHGKYETGQLFLHSVFGYRGIVLFPWHARLYDRDVTPPASDSKPETPGAHGSKEVKGKTHTYYQVLIDTRDCPHISQRSQTEAVTFLANHDDSRALYAIPGLDYVSHEDILPYNSTDQVPIQHELFERFLMFNPSKVPPFVARDTLRAWQEKNHPWLELSDVHRETTENIRVTVIPFYMGMREAQSSHVYWWRYCIRLENMGNEVVQLRERHWRIFSLSGTLETVRGRGVVGREPVLSKEQPAFQYSSHVSLQAPSGHMWGTFRIERTDGSHFDVRIPPFSLESNKDDKSPPAGYNW
- the poldip2 gene encoding polymerase delta-interacting protein 2 isoform X4; protein product: MAACVLRSWGILSTVNKFSKKHTLRVLGVELNSRHEVNRRRLQCSTCGILNVQQKRFMSSRNRAEGKVLETVGVFEAPKQHGKYETGQLFLHSVFGYRGIVLFPWHARLYDRDVTPPASDSKPETPGAHGSKEVKGKTHTYYQVLIDTRDCPHISQRSQTEAVTFLANHDDSRALYAIPGLDYVSHEDILPYNSTDQVPIQHELFERFLMFNPSKVPPFVARDTLRAWQEKNHPWLELSDVHRETTENIRVTVIPFYMGMREAQSSHVYWWRYCIRLENMGNEVVQLRERHWRIFSLSGTLETVRGRGVVGREPVLSKEQPAFQYSSHVSLQAPSGHMWGMFTFQRANGSMFDVAIPSFSLDSHGHRDSPYSFLF
- the poldip2 gene encoding polymerase delta-interacting protein 2 isoform X1; translated protein: MAACVLRSWGILSTVNKFSKKHTLRVLGVELNSRHEVNRRRLQCSTCGILNVQQKRFMSSRNRAEGKVLETVGVFEAPKQHGKYETGQLFLHSVFGYRGIVLFPWHARLYDRDVTPPASDSKPETPGAHGSKEVKGKTHTYYQVLIDTRDCPHISQRSQTEAVTFLANHDDSRALYAIPGLDYVSHEDILPYNSTDQVPIQHELFERFLMFNPSKVPPFVARDTLRAWQEKNHPWLELSDVHRETTENIRVTVIPFYMGMREAQSSHVYWWRYCIRLENMGNEVVQLRERHWRIFSLSGTLETVRGRGVVGREPVLSKEQPAFQYSSHVSLQAPSGHMWGSYRFERPNGTFFDVRIPPFSLESKKDDMPNGFLPGPFSSLA
- the poldip2 gene encoding polymerase delta-interacting protein 2 isoform X2; translated protein: MAACVLRSWGILSTVNKFSKKHTLRVLGVELNSRHEVNRRRLQCSTCGILNVQQKRFMSSRAEGKVLETVGVFEAPKQHGKYETGQLFLHSVFGYRGIVLFPWHARLYDRDVTPPASDSKPETPGAHGSKEVKGKTHTYYQVLIDTRDCPHISQRSQTEAVTFLANHDDSRALYAIPGLDYVSHEDILPYNSTDQVPIQHELFERFLMFNPSKVPPFVARDTLRAWQEKNHPWLELSDVHRETTENIRVTVIPFYMGMREAQSSHVYWWRYCIRLENMGNEVVQLRERHWRIFSLSGTLETVRGRGVVGREPVLSKEQPAFQYSSHVSLQAPSGHMWGSYRFERPNGTFFDVRIPPFSLESKKDDMPNGFLPGPFSSLA